The nucleotide window GTCGGGCTCAACGAGCGACGCGAGCGCGCGCTGCGACGCGCCCGCACCAGCGCCCGCAAGCCGCGGCGGGTCGTAGGTCTGCTGCCGCTGCCGCGGGTCCTGCCGCGCTTCGTCGAGCTGCCCGAAGGCCGCGGCCCGCGCACCTTCGTGCCGACCGAGTCGATCCTCGCCGACATGATCGAGGAGCTCTTCACCGGCTACCGCGTGCTGTCCGTGGCGACGATACGGCTGACGCGCGACGCCGATATTGCCCTCGATGAAGAGGCCACGGAGGACATGCGGCGGGCGCTGGCCAAGCGGCTGCTCGGGCGCCGCCACGGCGCTGTCGTGCGCTTGGAGCACAGCGCGGCGTTGGCTGCAGGCTTGCGCCGCTGGTTGCTGGGGGAGCTGGGGCTTGAGTCCCAGCAGTGCTACCTCGCGCGCGGGCTGCTCCGCTGCGGCGACTTGATGCAGCTCCACGCGGTGAGCGATCGCGGCGAACTCAAGTACGCGCCGCTCGAGCCGCTCGCGCTGCCGCGGCCGCGGCAGCAGAGCATCTTCGAGTGGCTAAACACGCGCCCGCGCCTCGTGCATCATCCCTATCACAGCTTCGATCCGATCGCGGCGCTGGTCGCGGAGGCTGCCGATGATCCCGAGGTGCTGGCGATCAAACAGACCCTCTACCGCACCAGCGGCGATTCGCCGGTGATTGCCGGGCTGACGCGCGCGGCGGAGCGGGGCAAGCACGTGACTGCGGTTGTCGAGCTGCGCGCGCGCTTCGATGAGGAGCGCAACATCGAGTGGGCCAAGCGCCTGGAGTACGCAGGGGCCCATGTCGTCTATGGTCTGGTCGGGCTGAAGACGCACTGCAAAGCGCTGCTCGTCGTACGGCGCGAGGCCGACGGCATTCGCCGCTACGTGCATCTCGGCACAGGGAACTACAACGACGCGACGGCGCGGCTCTACACGGACGTGGGCTTGCTGACCTGTGACGAGGCGATCGGCGAGGACGTCTCGGCCCTGTTCAACGTGATCACGGGCGCGACGGAGCCGCCGCTCTGGCGCAAGGTCGAGATGTCGCCGACCGGGATGCGTCGTCGGCTGCTCGCGCTGATCGATCGTGAGATCGCAGGTTCGCGCCCGGGCGCTCGCGGGCGAATCGTCGCGAAGATGAACGCGCTTGTCGACGCCGAGATGATCGAGGCGCTCTACGCAGCGTCGCGCGGCGGCGTGCGCGTGGACCTGATCGTGCGCGGCACGTGTTGCCTGCGGCCCGGCGTCCGCGGACTCTCCGAGCACATTCGCGTGCGCAGCGTGGTGGGGCGCTGGCTCGAGCACCCGCGCGTGTTGTGGCTGCGAAACGGTGGAAAGGAGGAGATCTACCTCTCCTCCGCCGATTGGATGCCGCGCAACCTCGATCACCGCATCGAGCTGCTCTTTCCGGTGGAGGAGCCGGCGCATCGCGAATACCTGGGTGCCGTGCTCGAGTTGCAGCTCAAGGATAACGTCAAGGCGCGCGAGTTGACCGCCGATGGGCGCTATCGGCGCGTCGAGCGGAGCGGAGCCGCGATCGACAGTCAGATGGCGATCTACGACTACACGCGGCGCTGGCAGCAGTCGGCGCCTCCGACGGGGCGGCGCTTCGTCCCGCTGGCGCACTCGTGAGCGCGGCCAACCGGCCGCTGCCGAGGGGAGGCGAAGGATGAGTGATCGCTTGCTGATCATGCGCCACGCGACCGCCGATGAGGTGGCGCCGGGTGGCGACGATGCCGAGCGGGCCCTCGTCGGGCGCGGCCTGTCGCAGTGCAGTGCGGTGGGGGCGTGGTTGCGGCGGCGACGAATGATACCGGCCGTGATCGTCCACAGCCCTTATCGCAGGGCGCGCGAAACTGCCCTCGGCGTCGCGGAGCAGTGCGGCGCAGCGAGTCGCTTGCGCTCCGATGCTCGCCTGGTCCCCGGTGGGCCACTCTCAGCAGCCCTGGCGTTGGTTGCCGAGACGCCAGGCCCGCTGGCCCTCGTCATCGGTCACGAGCCGCAGCTCTCGGCGCTCGTCGCACGCTTAATCGGCGATGGCGTGGCCTTGATTGGCATGCGTAAGGCCGCGTTGGCCGAGCTGCAGTGGCTGGAGCGTCATCCT belongs to Pseudomonadota bacterium and includes:
- a CDS encoding histidine phosphatase family protein gives rise to the protein MSDRLLIMRHATADEVAPGGDDAERALVGRGLSQCSAVGAWLRRRRMIPAVIVHSPYRRARETALGVAEQCGAASRLRSDARLVPGGPLSAALALVAETPGPLALVIGHEPQLSALVARLIGDGVALIGMRKAALAELQWLERHPPRAELLGLLRPGHLD
- the ppk1 gene encoding polyphosphate kinase 1; this encodes MARQKPGEPRTAAVERSFNREWSWLRFNERVLEEAEDASNPLLERVKFAAIFATNLDEFFMVRVAGLYRQLEAELTASGIDGRTPRQQIDGVAELAHLLTVRHEQAVSRLLVALEAAGLRVRAATELPAPERGYVRRYYRQVLYPVITPTIVGPKHPFPVLPSGSLALIVGLNERRERALRRARTSARKPRRVVGLLPLPRVLPRFVELPEGRGPRTFVPTESILADMIEELFTGYRVLSVATIRLTRDADIALDEEATEDMRRALAKRLLGRRHGAVVRLEHSAALAAGLRRWLLGELGLESQQCYLARGLLRCGDLMQLHAVSDRGELKYAPLEPLALPRPRQQSIFEWLNTRPRLVHHPYHSFDPIAALVAEAADDPEVLAIKQTLYRTSGDSPVIAGLTRAAERGKHVTAVVELRARFDEERNIEWAKRLEYAGAHVVYGLVGLKTHCKALLVVRREADGIRRYVHLGTGNYNDATARLYTDVGLLTCDEAIGEDVSALFNVITGATEPPLWRKVEMSPTGMRRRLLALIDREIAGSRPGARGRIVAKMNALVDAEMIEALYAASRGGVRVDLIVRGTCCLRPGVRGLSEHIRVRSVVGRWLEHPRVLWLRNGGKEEIYLSSADWMPRNLDHRIELLFPVEEPAHREYLGAVLELQLKDNVKARELTADGRYRRVERSGAAIDSQMAIYDYTRRWQQSAPPTGRRFVPLAHS